In Chiroxiphia lanceolata isolate bChiLan1 chromosome 2, bChiLan1.pri, whole genome shotgun sequence, a single genomic region encodes these proteins:
- the LOC116782037 gene encoding nucleolar protein 58-like, translating to MVTKIKEFFVGRNPKRAALSLTICNNLNAAGDSADLIVLSESVGHPDIYPPSEDWLLQHERALRESSLILSLPKKRKEKKRKEKKRKEKKRKEKKRKERKEKKGKE from the exons ATGGTAACAAAGATAAAAGAATTCTTTGTGGGCCGGAATCCAAAGAGAGCAGCACTGTCTCTTACTATTTGTAACAATCTAAATGCAGCAGG GGATTCAGCTGACCTCATTGTGCTGAGTGAAAGTGTAGGACATCCTGATATCTACCCTCCCAGTGAAGACTGGCTCCTTCAACATGAGAGAGCACTGAGAGAGAGTAGCCTCATTTT GTCTCTTCCT aagaaaagaaaagaaaagaaaagaaaagaaaagaaaagaaaagaaaagaaaagaaaagaaaagaaaagaaaagaaaggaaagaaaagaaaggaaaggaa